The genome window CCGGCTCTGGGCCAGGGTGGATCAGGTAGACGGGGCCAAGGCGAAGAGTTATCTGTTCACGACCGCGCACCACGCCATCGTCGACGAGACCCGCAAGGGTGGTCGCGTGCGCCGCATGGAAGAGCACCATGCGGACCTTCAGCACACAAGCATGGCCCAGCCAGACCTGAAGGCCGTGCTCGATGCCGCGCTGGCTGCGCTTCCGCCGATCCAGCGCAGCGTGGTGCTGCTTCGCGACCTCGAGGGCTACAGCTACGAGGAGATCGCGGAACTCACCGGGTTGAATCTGCCGCAAGTGAAGGTGTACATCTACCGCGGCCGTACGGCACTCAAGGACCACATCGGCCAACTCGACCTGGTGCTATGAGTGAACGCCTCGGCCCCCACAACTACGAGGCCTGGCTGCTCGATCAGCTGGACGGGCAATTGACAGCCGAACAGGAGCGAGAGCTCGAAGCCTTCCTGATCGCCCACCCGCAGTTCAGGCCCTCGGAGGAGGCATTACCCATGGTCGATGCCGATTCCGCTCGGTTCCCCGACACGGACCGCGATGCCCTCAAACGCACGCTGCCCCCGACGGGCTCCGTCACCGCGCTGACGCTGCACGACCACCTCATCGCCCGGCATGAAGGGGATTTGAACCCGGAACAGGAGCAGGCCCTGACGGAGTTCCTGAGATCTCGTCCCACGGCACAGCGCACGGACCGCCAATACGCGCACGCCCGAATCACCCCGGAGCCAATTGCCTTCAATAACCGTGGATCGCTTCATCGCGCTTTGCCGCCTGCAGGTCGGCCCACCTTGGGCGATCTGGAAGATTTCCTCGTGGCCCGGCTCGAAGGCGACCTGAGCACAGAACAAGAACGCGCCCTCGACGAGCTATTCGCGGAACACGAGCAGGCTCGGAAGGAGTGGGCCCTAGTGAAAGCGACCCGCATTGCTCCTGAGACCATCGTGTTCAGCGGGAGGCCCGGACTCAAGCGCTCGGCGAAGGTGATTGCCATTGGCGCCTGGGGAAAGGCGTGGCGATTGGCTGCGGCCGCCTCCATCGCGCTGCTGCTGGGACTCGGCTGGTGGTGGTCGCGCAGCGAAGGCAATGCGGATCCCGGCTTCGCTCATCGAGGAACAACCATTCCGAAAGCGGCTCAGCAACCGCATCCCGAAGGCGGACAACCTGATGAGC of Flavobacteriales bacterium contains these proteins:
- a CDS encoding RNA polymerase sigma factor, translating into MTIAEFNAAVDAHADGLYRFALKHLRDADHAKDVVQESFARLWARVDQVDGAKAKSYLFTTAHHAIVDETRKGGRVRRMEEHHADLQHTSMAQPDLKAVLDAALAALPPIQRSVVLLRDLEGYSYEEIAELTGLNLPQVKVYIYRGRTALKDHIGQLDLVL